The region cgagcctacgaaaaaattactcactcccggtggggagcatcatggaattggcgatggagaagggttggtgatgacgaagatcgaagattaccctctccggagccccaaacggactccagatatggcctcccgatgaagaataggagacggcggcggctccgtctcgtgaaacacaataattctttctctctgatttttttcttgaaagaaaggattttatagcgtcggtttcagggtctacggggccactaggtggggacaacccacctgggcgcacttggagggggtggcgcgccctggtgggttgtgcccacccaggtgccccctccagtggttcttggctccagaaattatcttttattatataaaaaaatcctcgtaaagtttcgttccattccgagaacttttatttctgcacaaaaacaacaccatggtagttctgctgaaaatagcgtcagttcggattaatttcattcaaatcatgtaaattagagtccaaaacaagaaaaAAGTGTTGGGaaaaatagatacgacggagacgtattaggaaTCAAAGGCTCTTTATCCGTAGTTGCATCCCACTAAATCACTTGCGCAAATGAGGTCGTGGCTGCAACGTCCACCCTTGGCATCCACCCAAGGGcatccccagggaaagccaacgcgaACTGCTACATTATCCTCCTATAGGCAGCCCCTGTCTCTGACTCAAGCCATCCCCACAGTGTAAGCAGGAGCCTGGGCTAGGATTACGTCTTGCTCCCCGGGGTAATCAAACCTACTTGAAAAACATTGACCGGTATGACGATTTATACATAAACCCCATACACACCTCCACTAACTTCATCTCGTAAGCACTATCCACGAGATACCCCCTACTCTGCTGTTTTCTTGACGGCAACAACATAACATATATGATATTTCTTCTCATCCGTGTCAACCAAGATCGCCACGTCTGCATATGGACGGGGTCATGCGTGACACCGCGTACAACATTGTAAGGTCATCGCTACAAACACAAAAACCAACCATAAACAAAACTTGCATTGAACCCGTTAAAAAGAGATCAACAAAGATTCATGGACATGTATAACCATTCCCTTCATTTGGCATGGAAAGTGGTCCGGAATTCGCCACCAATAAATTGACCGAAAGAATATCCCCATAAAAATGGCAAAAAAAATAAAGATTGGGCACAGACGTTACTATTTgctagccgccgcctcctcctcctccacaaaagatctagggtttctgcctcccgccggtgccgccgcagatccgctcctctccggtggccctagggccatggggcgCGGTGGATATCGGCAAGGGCCGACGGGAGGCCTTCGTTTTTAGTCATTTTTttaagttttgctagggtttgtgttctgctcaggaagacgagacggcggcggctccctgaagatgaaataaaggtctccccgcctagaccccgttccggcggtgcgtctagcaccattggtgggcgtgtggaggtgtgtcttcggcgaatctatctttggtggatttgttcggatctcgtcgttgttcgtctatgtTCGTTTGTCTTCGAGTTGAATCCTTCTGGTCTACGTCATTCTTCAtttgcggcggttgctgttctggtgcgctggttctACAGGGTCTTAGCACGACGGCTTCCCGACTGTCTTCTACAACAAGTTGTGACCGACTCcggtgatggaggggcgatgacagcggcgcgccttcggctcgcttcagtgcttgtagtcgtcgctaggtggtctacggatctgggtgtagtttttattatttctgatattCGTTGTACTAtcgtgattgaagatgaatagatcaaaaAATTTCTCGCAAAAATtggcaaaaaagaaagaaaatagccGATAGCTGTTTACACACTCCATAGAGTCATTATATTTGAACCAAACAAAAATTGATACAGAGGGTTTTGCCGCCCTCTCCTTCAATGAGAGGTTGTTGTACCTCTGCACTATTTACCTGGAAAAATGAATACACGGGAGACAAAAAAAAAATCATGTACATGTCTGCTTGTTCAATAATAGAATAATTAATTCTACACCATAGTATTATCTATCTTGAATTCTTGATAGCCTATTAGCATGTAGTACAAGATTGTTTCAGGTTTCTTTTTTTGAAGCCTAAGATTGTTTCATGTCGCCTCGCGCGCTTACACGGCCGACTAAGTTAAATTTAATTACAGCTTAGAACTGAGGAAGCATCTGATGGCTGAGGCCGCCCAGCACCGACGCCGCCCCCTGCCAGCCGGTCGCCGACTGCGGCGGCGCGTCGAAGCACGACCCGTTGAGCCTCTTGGCCGATGATTCTTCCGGGCTCGCTGCCTTGCGTTTCCCCGCGCTCCCGCCGCTGGtgtccggcgacgacgacgacggcgcgtAGTACGACGGCTGCACTCCGTGCGCGCTGTCGCCGACGGGGAGAAGCATGTTCAGGGAAGGGTGGACGGCGAGGTGGTGGGTGGCGCCGTGCTCTGCCTCGGCGTCGAGGATCTGCGCGAGCGAGTAGTCGTCGAAGAGCTCGGAGAAGGACGGGATCGTGGGGAGCCTCCCGGCGTGCGGCTGCTGCTGCGTGATCATGGTTCCGCaggcgccgccgctgctgctggagTGCGCGTAGAAGCTGCAGGCGGCGTCGTCGAAGGTGCTGCCGCCGCCGGAGAGGTCGTCGTGGTCGGCCATGTGGTCGTAGTCGGCCAGCGGCGGCACCATCAGCGACGCCAGGCCGGTCTTCTTGTAGATCCGGCAAAGCACCCAGTCATCCAACTGCATACATGTGAACATATCAATATCATACACGTACCACGCCATGCCTATCCTTATCGAAAGCTACTGAGCTTGACGAATCAATGGCTGCCACTAGCTATGCCAGCCATCCAACTGCACGCCGTGCCACTAGCTAGGTACCCATCAATCGCGAAGCTAATTTCTCCTCCAATCAAAGGAGATGAAAGCAAAATTAAGCATCTCTCGTGTTCACTCGAATGGCTTTGATGTGATGTGGTCGATGTTAGTactgtagtactagtactactaaccAGAGTGATCTAAGATAAGAGGGCAATTTGGTCATTAAATAAAGATGATGCATAACCGATCGAGCGCTGCAACGGCACGGCCGGTGAAACCGTGCAGCAAGGCAAAAGCATGGGCGGGGGCGCGAAGAGGATCAGAAGAGCATGCATGCCAGCCGCGTGACACTGTTGCACGCGGGTATGGCCGGCGCCGCCGGTAACGAACTGAACGAAAGCTAAAGTCGTCCAGGCCTGATCGACTACTGAATCGAAGCAAGTGGGATGGGCGTCACGTACCCTCATGGAGACGTTGCGGAACTTGATGGGCTTGTAGGTGttgacggcggcggcgagggggtcggcggcgaggcggtACTCGTGCATGATCCAGGCCGTCTTGGTgcccttgggcgggcggcccttgtAGAAGACGAGCGCCTTCTTGACGCCGACGCCCTGGCCGGTGGCGGCGTCGTGGATGGGCTTGTCGGTGCCGGTGGCCTTCCAGTAGCCGGAGCCGGCGGCGCGGTTGGGGCGGATGCCGTTGGGGTACTTGCGGTCCCGCGGGCTGAAGAAGTACCACTCGCAGTCGCCGTACACCGCCTGGGCTGCAGTTCCATCATCAGAGTCGAACCATGGTGAGCAGAGCAGGGACTACATACATACAGCGGTGATCGGTTGATTGGTTAAGAACGTACAGGGGAGGTCCCATGGGTCGAACTTGTAGATGTCGACGTCGGCGATGATGGGGACGGggcacggcgcggcggcggcgcggttgcgGAGGTAGTGCAGGATGAGCTCCTCGTCCGTCGGGTGGAACCGGAACCCCGGCGGCAGCGACGTCGCCGCCCCGTGCCCCTGCTGCGCCATCGACATGATCGATCGACCACCCGGCCGACACGCACACTGCACACACGACCAGAAGAGGAAGGGAGAAGCTCACAGACACACTGGACCAGACTAGAATCTATCTCGGGGATCGAGTGGCCGGATGGGATGGACGCGCGGGCGTGTGCTTATATGGCCCAGGGTATCTTGTCCGTTAGCGCTGGGTGGCAGGGTTCCGTGGTTGTTGCGCACCTCGAGGGGCAGAAGCGGCAGGTGCAGTACACAGACGGAGGGGGTCGCGTCGCGCCGGCCGATTGGTTCGTTATTCCTCGCGTCCGGCGTGAGCGTGTGTGGCGTCAGCGAGCCGATCGGGGCCCTGCGTGCGCCCGGCCCGTTTGCGTCCATGAGCTGTGCGCAACCGTATCTAGTAGGAGCACTCATAGCCGCCGCCCACCACCCTCACTGCTCATCAATCTCATGTGATATCTCCGCCTCTTTAAAAATCTAGCATGCATGAAAAATCTAGGTTGTAGCTGCTGTGCAAGTGCCAATGTGGAATCTTCCTCACACACACTTTTGCCGACCGGGCCACTTGGAACCGAGTTGTTTCTCTTGTCGTTGGACACTTAGATCATTTATGGAAGTTTTTTGAAAGGCACAATTGCTACATACAAAAGTTTATTTTACGAATGTTTTTGAAAGCTTACTCTATAGGATGGGCGAGTGTTTAGATCACAATTTGGATAGCACAAAACTTTTAATGTTTCCTAGAACTGGTATTGGGTGACACTAGTTGTATTATCTTTTGTACATATTAATTTAATAATGAAAATACCATAGAACAATTATTCTACGGTTTCGGCTCCTAATCTGTTAAAGTGTGACTGCAAAAGTAACTTTTATTTCCGATTCCATATAAGTGGATGAAACTTCATCACGGAGCGACCGAAACACCAATTAATGAAAAAAAAAGTGTTTGTGACGTTAAAAATTTCCAGGCATCTATGTTTTAGCATTTCCAATAATTTATTTATTGCAACAAAACCAAATATTTATTCTGGGCTATATCTGGCACAAGTTTAGCCTTCAGCTGGTATTGTTTCCTAGCATCTGGTTCACTACCCGATTCGGCCCCTAGCCCTGACTGGCCGTCGGGACAGGCCTAtgtcgacggcccccgtcggcatagggccgttggcaacatatccgtcggcgtagccagggaggccgtcggcataggccctatCCCGGCGGTGTCCGGCCGTCGGCAACGTTATCGCCTAACGGCGGCCGCCGTCAAGTGCTGACCAACGGCTGCTCGCCACATGGCACGTCTATGCCGAcggtctagccgtcggcatagacatGCCACATGGCGAGCAGTCGTCACTCCTGGGGcaaggctatgccgacggcctagccgtcggcttagttgGAAACTACGCCGACGGTTAAGCCATCGGCATAACCCTGCCCCAGGAGTGCCCAGTTCTTGCCACGTGGCATCTATgccgatggcctggccgtcggcttagtttggaactatgccgacggctaggccatcgGCATAGATGCCGCATGTCAGCCACTGGGAGCTCACGCCAGCTCTATGCCGTTTGTGtctgtttttttctgttttttcagctcaattcatttgaatatatacaaCATATATAAGAGTCATACAACAATATATGCGTCACATAACAATAAGGAGCAGCATCacacaacaaattcatcatcacacaTCATAGGAAGCATCCCAAAGCATAaacatataagtatcatcaccaccaagcatataagaatctcacaaacaacaataagaaacatcacaagcatataagtatcatcaccaccaagactgccacaatgtgacccaaaggcttaagcgccaggacgtcgagcaccgcggaggtcgtcaccgccaagacaGCCGAAGCCTAGGTCGTCACTGCTAGTGGCAGCGCTGccgccaagaccgcctccacctccgcctccgaatccgtggatcggagtggtcgggctccgtgaCTCGGGAGTGCTGCGAAGACCATCGCCAACGGTTGATTCACCGattccctggatgttgaaaagacatattaacgggatatatgattgtgttgaaaggcatgatatgctttgggtgaatagattggggatgaactaaccggtgaggggccagcgttctgtgccacaaactcctcaaaggtcAGCAGTGTTGGTTGTGCTGGAGGACCCTCTGCTGCTGGCCATTGAGGACACATGTCGGCCGCCATTTCTTGAAAAGTGTGCTGCATCTGGCGATCCCTCTGCTGATGGTATGCATAAAGGCTCTCgtgccacgccatggtctcctggcgtgtgtactccaaGTAGGCCTATGGTTTaacatgatggaactcataaaactactaaatgcggaaaataaagtgagcaatgaagataagagggaaaatacttacagattgtcgctcctgaaagagggactgtgaCGGTGCACTGGTCATTGGCGTGCTCGTGCGCTGGCTCGGGCTCGGGTCCATCCGATggagctgtgtgtaggagatagtAGGAGTGATCACAacatcgagaaccgcctcccgaccgtgctccttgggccccatgccCACCACGCCACCCTATCGTCCAGATacgccgcaatggggtcaggtgtgtcaggatgtaaccTCAGATACCCAtcggagtaggccttcttcctctgtgcggtcttcttgccgtagtacttgggctcgccaggcttggagtccttccgcgtatgggcggTCTCCCACGCCTCcatgtgtgagagcggccgcttcagtttctcctcctgcaccaccaaatagaggttagtcatacataagaaagtggtggtaaatagaagaagaagaatgtttaatggggttagttGTACATTAAGTGCCTTGTGGAGAaagtggtttcggtttccctgagcatgtactccctccttccctcggTTACCCTTGTTTTTGATTCTCGtagccgcccaggctccagcctcatcacaccaaagatccaccaatgctgcccaggactcgtcttttccataacaccaatttggacacacctacataatgaaagcataatggcatgtcaacacgaaacggtgaaatgtgccacaaggtaatgaaagcataatgaaaaatcttctatacttaccgccaagtactcgtgcctctccaaggtaatgcccatcctccgcgcttcttccttggtcatcttcacaccaagagaGTCGCGATGGTAtgtcgagatggccacatagcgcaccttgtactgcatctggcgggccttcttcttgcattggtGCAACACGGTCTGGtccgctctggccttgtgctccggaagaactcgatagaatttctacaatcatgcatgaaacaagaatggaagaagccatgagttaaatcattcatgaaactagaatggacttgtgcttctgaagagaactcacccagaaagtagtgatcacggcATTGGCATGGGTCCCATGGTCCGCATGGAGGGCTgcttcccagtggtcccagctcgtggccaaaacccgatgGTCCGGGTGCCTGACTGGATCCGGGCAGTACAACCCCGGCCAGTgtaacttcagcaagacggtgatgaggccgttgggaatacggacccctttagaatatatccagttgctgcaaaagaatgaacaATTAGCAAgtgacaagcaaaataaaaaaCAACCGAAATgaacatgtgacaagcaaaataatgaaaCTATTATAAAGTTCCACTTACTCTTTCCCtgtgggctcaatgagccacttctgctccttAGTAGCAGGAATCTGCGTTGGTAGCTTTGTGTTACCACGCAACCACCCCTTGTTGCCAACCCCCTCCCCGCCACaaccatcatccccgccaccaccctccaCCTCGCCTGACTCCCCCTCCCCAACCNNNNNNNNNNNNNNNNNNNNNNNNNNNNNNNNNNNNNNNNNNNNNNNNNNNNNNNNNNNNNNNNNNNNNNNNNNNNNNNNNNNNNNNNNNNNNNNNNNNNNNNNNNNNNNNNNNNNNNNNNNNNNNNNNNNNNNNNNNNNNNNNNNNNNNNNNNNNNNNNNNNNNNNNNNNNNNNNNNNNNNNNNNNNNNNNNNNNNNNNNNNNNNNNNNNNNNNNNNNNNNNNNNNNNNNNNNNNNNNNNNNNNNNNNNNNNNNNNNNNNNNNNNNNNNNNNNNNNNNNNNNNNNNNNNNNNNNNNNNNNNNNNNNNNNNNNNNNNNNNNNNNNNNNNNNNNNNNNNNNNNNNNNNNNNNNNNNNNNNNNNNNNNNNNNNNNNNNNNNNNNNNNNNNNNNNNNNNNNNNNNNNNNNNNNNNNNNNNNNNNNNNNNNNNNNNNNNNNNNNNNNNNNNNNNNNNNNNNNNNNNctacctcctcctccacctcctcctcctcctcctcctcctcctcaccagagggtacctcactagaggagggtacctcactagaggagggcctcgaagacaacacccctaagtcggtgagggtgcgctctttctggccgcgaccccgtgtagtggctctccccccaccacctcgccctctaggggctctcccctgccccctcctcctctaggggcactgataacccacaagtgtaggggatcgcaacaactttcgagggtgaagtacaacccaaatttattgattcgacacaaggggagccaaagaatattcttgagtattggtagttgagttgtcaattcaaccacacctggataacttagtatctgcagcaaagtatttagtagcaaagtagtatgatagtaatggtaacagtagcaaaagtaaagataaatgttttggggtttttgtagtagttgtaacagtagcaacggaaaagtaaataagcgaagaacaatatatgaaaagctcgtaggcaatggatcagtgatggataattatgccggatgcgatttctcatgtaatagctataacatagggtgacacagaactagctccagttcatcaatgtaatgtaggcatgtattccgtaaatagtcatacgtgcttatggaaaagaacttgcatgacatcttttgtcctatcctcccgtggcagcagggtcctagcagaaactaagggatattaaggcatccttttaatagagaatcggaacaaagcattagcacatagtgaatacatgaactcctcaaactacggtcatcaccgagaagtatcccgattattgtcacttcggggttgtcggatcataacacataataggtgactatagacttgcaatataggatcaagaacacacatatattcatgaaaacataataggttcagatctgaaatcatggcacccgggccctagtgacaagcattaagcatagcaaagtcatagcaacatcaatctcagaacatagtggatactagggatcaaaccctaacaaaactaacttgattacatggtaaatctcatccaacccatcaccgtccagcaagcctacgatggaattactcacacacggcggtgagcatcatgaaattggtgatggaggatggtttacgtggagtccaacgtatctacttttccagcaagtccaaaacaagggaaaaagtgtttggaaaagtagatacgttggagatgtatcaactcccccaagcttaaacctttgcttgtcctcaagcaattcagttgataaactgaaagtgataaagaaaaacttttacaaactctgtttgctcttgttgttgtaaacatgaaaagccagcattcaagtttcagcaaatattatgaactaaccatactaacaataacacctaggtctcacaattactcatatcaatagcataatcagctagcgagccataataataaaactcggatgacaacagtttctcaaaataatcataacatgatatagcaaaatggtatctcgctagccctttctgagatcgcaaaacataaatgcggagcacctttaaagatcaaggactgactaaacattgtaattcatggtaaaagagatccagtcaagtcatacccaatataaaccaatagtaatgaatgcaaatgatagtgtgctctccagcgggtgctttttaataagaagggtgatgactcaacataaaagtaaatagacaggcccttcgcagagggaagcatggatttgtagaggtgccagagctcgatttaaaAAAAGatagaataacattttgagtggcatactttcactgtcaacacaacatctatgagatggttgtatcttccatactacatgcattataggcagttcccaaacagaatggtaaaggtttatactcccccaaccaccaacaaacatcaatccatggcttgctcaaaacaacgagtgcatccaactaacaacagccctgggggagttttgtttaattattttgatttgctttgatctttttggatcatgggactgggcatcccggttaccggccctttctcgtgaatgaggagcggagtccactcctcgtgagaataacccacctagcatggaagatataggcagccctagttttaACATGAGCtaatcaagcatacaaaacagaatttcatttgaaggtttggagtttggcacatacaaatttacttggaacggcaggtagataccgcatataggaaagtatagtggactcatatggaacaactttggggttttaaggattttggatgcacaagcagtattcccgcttagtacaggtgaaggctagcaaaagactgggaagcgaccaactgagagagcgacaacagtcgtaaacatgcattaaaattaattcacaccgaatacaagcatgagtaggatataatccaccatgaacataaatatcgtgaaggctatgctgatttgtttcaactacatgcgtgaacatgtgccaagtcgagtcactcaattcattcaaaggaggataccatcccatcataccacatcataatcattctaatagcatgttggcacgcaaggtaaaccattataactcatagctaatcaagcatggcacaagcaactataatctctaaatgtcattgcaaatatgtttacttcataataagcagacccagaaatgatgaactcatcatatttacaaaaacaagagaggtcgagttcataccagcttttctcgtcccaataagtccatcatatatcgtcattattgcctttcacttgcacgaccgaacgatgtgtataataataagagtgcacgtgcattggactaagctggaatatgcaagcattcaactcaaaagagaagacaagataatatgggctctaagttaaataaacaatcatgcatatgagagccactaagcattttcaatacagtcttctcgacccccaaaggaaagaaaagaaaagaaaactatttacacgggaaagctcccaacaagaaagaagaagaactagaaatctttttgggttttcattttaattcctactacaagcatggaaattaaactaactaattttttggttttcctcaaggtttatcaaacacacaagaaaaaaactagaaaaagaaatttaaactagcatggataatacaattgaagagtatgagcaccgacgactagtgtgtgaacatgaatgtaaagtggtgagaaatacgtactcccccaagcttaggcttttggcctaagttgatcta is a window of Triticum dicoccoides isolate Atlit2015 ecotype Zavitan chromosome 2B, WEW_v2.0, whole genome shotgun sequence DNA encoding:
- the LOC119362366 gene encoding NAC domain-containing protein 10-like translates to MSMAQQGHGAATSLPPGFRFHPTDEELILHYLRNRAAAAPCPVPIIADVDIYKFDPWDLPSQAVYGDCEWYFFSPRDRKYPNGIRPNRAAGSGYWKATGTDKPIHDAATGQGVGVKKALVFYKGRPPKGTKTAWIMHEYRLAADPLAAAVNTYKPIKFRNVSMRLDDWVLCRIYKKTGLASLMVPPLADYDHMADHDDLSGGGSTFDDAACSFYAHSSSSGGACGTMITQQQPHAGRLPTIPSFSELFDDYSLAQILDAEAEHGATHHLAVHPSLNMLLPVGDSAHGVQPSYYAPSSSSPDTSGGSAGKRKAASPEESSAKRLNGSCFDAPPQSATGWQGAASVLGGLSHQMLPQF